In the genome of Podospora pseudocomata strain CBS 415.72m chromosome 2 map unlocalized CBS415.72m_2.2, whole genome shotgun sequence, one region contains:
- a CDS encoding uncharacterized protein (COG:D; EggNog:ENOG503NYBX; MEROPS:MER0472834), translating into MVPAPLPLPTRFPCWVRAVYSWGGESKRDLGFIEGDLIECLNAGDGSWWTGRLFRDRRAVGLFPSNFVEVLPETFRPTTRSTSPLPNGNTPSPKHTPQKSRTFRKPFEAYAKAPHYTTAKVPETFRDGYKKEDAIPVARSRDTSVNSMDNTSPVRPSTRRQREISPAPPSNSSYNHRAPSPAPTHHQNYGSRSPSPMPEYHHGGSRAPSPAPPQHHNYISRSPSPAPPQDVGYNPRAISPAPPHHGTYDMRAASPAPPHHGGYDMREASPAPPHHGGYDMRAASPAPPQHNAYGMRAASPAPPQHGGYGMRAASPAPPQHHAYDSRAPSPAPPQDDGFDPRAPSPTPSYIPYRPPEARQQSSFHQSVDSTMPSGPPLSHRHHVHHMSLERHNSPAPPQHGRHTYHLSLDRNIDRSDSPPPPPPPPHRTKVTRQESQFSQDEGYFTGISREQSALSRGNSNASYGQGNVSRHHSNASYEPPQQSGFHTPRTLTTPCPPSPGIDGLTPSPLREAMDDVMEQLDALGAGSTVSAGREPSPEPPVLDPWSPASFDMVHARSRKERKRTSQLRPNTSMGIPAHIDEGYETNSGTADSSVEPTPLESSQEPHLPQLSNYVERMESRLRTMHQHNASVTEEDEAPPPPPKSSVYDRPKSSMGMDAPPEQKLRHKKSGYEGMGRNILNRTFTTKTNSTNSSSNTQSTDRSLMSGVSAGGISATSAGSLARKNRSRAHSALGLRELLNDADSGRPETPFSGVTYHSSHASDHQNQQQRSKSQLGFTEDPMPALPGLGGLVTPKPKKQNFIKRILESAKTGVASTRGSIAAAGASTSNLSSSNRSTPALTSMSSAALLPSKMPPPRDMGMGGGVDWVQVRRDINRSNSLSFNEKVERKERCQMLDYPALDPVDELYSSIDGDEGADGMPVAEPTNYHAINLSQVDKNSRFLTNLAPTTTAITLATTFVCRPYRSDVQRLRAIFTWVAEHICWEEDFEGEVDTRQVIQSRRGCAEEYAVLVLEMCAAVGLGCEVVRGYLKTPGEIPEVNIMPRSNHWWNAVLVDNEWRFMDCCLASPSNPKRALYSSHSSSSADPWWFLVRPSELCWTHIPEHHAQQHLCPPVAHETLLNLPCACPPFFKNDLQMVDYNTSLVRIEDLEMVHVKFNVPPDVEVAAEVEVRAYSRDMDGDLFESGDVVKKRALAQADWHGGVKRYTVKALLPGDEGTGVLKIYAGKRGLMHSIKDIPHPLAFALPVIHTGENPPYEFVTRHPTPHAQRHDIYVVQPQCQRLALNNTFVFAIRQHPSSAAITPVSPAEENRRGGASPIPFMRPGSAMSMTSSAAGSMPSTTTSNSSGGSSKPAKLAIQTPGGKILRLMRKEERRGVGIAGKIMSPSSSGLHSEEGVDAGDGGLWETIIKCSERGVWRGLVLADRTARWCVFAEWVCEG; encoded by the exons ATGGTGCCTGCGCCATTACCATTACCGACGCGCTTCCCGTGCTGGGTCAGGGCGGTTTATtcttgggggggagag AGCAAGCGAGATCTTGGGTTTATTGAGGGAGATTTAATTGAATGTCTGAATGCCGGCGATGGCTCGTGGTGGACAGGTCGTCTATTTCGCGACAGAAGAGCGGTCGGACTGTTTCCTTCTAATTTTGTCGAAGTATTGCCAGAGACATTTCGCCCAACGACGAGGTCAACCAGCCCCTTGCCAAACGGTAATACACCAAGTCCAAAGCATACGCCACAAAAATCCAGGACGTTTCGGAAACCATTCGAGGCTTATGCAAAAGCGCCGCATTATACGACGGCAAAGGTCCCAGAAACGTTCAGAGATGGCTATAAGAAAGAAGATGCGATTCCAGTCGCCCGATCCCGCGATACATCGGTCAACTCGATGGACAATACCTCCCCAGTCCGCCCATCTACTAGAAGGCAACGAGAGATTTCGCCCGCACCCCCTTCGAATTCCAGTTATAATCACCGAGCACCTTCTCCCGCTCcaactcaccaccaaaattATGGGTCAAGAAGCCCTTCACCTATGCCGGAATATCACCATGGTGGTTCTAGGGCACCAtctcccgcccctcctcaacaccacaactaCATCTCCAGATCTCcgtcaccggcaccaccgcaGGATGTGGGATACAACCCGCGCGCTATTTCACCCGCGCCACCACATCACGGTACCTATGACATGAGGGCCGCTTCGCCAGCTCCCCCACACCACGGGGGTTATGATATGAGGGAGGCATCACCAGCGCCGCCGCATCACGGTGGCTATGATATGCGGGCAGcttccccagcaccaccgcaacaCAATGCCTATGGCATGAGGGCAGCatcgccagctcctccccaacatGGTGGCTACGGCATGAGAGCAGCGTCTCCAGCACCTCCGCAACATCATGCCTACGATTCAAGGGCGCCATCTCCAGCGCCCCCACAAGATGATGGATTTGACCCCAGAGCACCATCACCCACTCCTTCATACATCCCTTACAGGCCTCCCGAGGCGAGACAACAGAGCTCTTTCCACCAGAGTGTGGATTCGACAATGCCATCCGGGCCACCTctctcccaccgccaccatgtaCATCATATGAGCTTAGAGAGGCACAActctccagcacctcctcaGCATGGGAGACACACGTACCATCTAAGTCTCGACCGAAACATTGATAGGTCAgattcgcctcctccaccaccaccgcctccccaccGAACCAAGGTCACGCGGCAGGAGTCTCAGTTCTCTCAGGATGAAGGTTACTTTACGGGCATTTCCAGGGAGCAGTCAGCACTATCGAGAGGAAATTCCAATGCTTCATATGGACAGGGCAACGTTTCACGACATCACTCTAACGCGTCCTAcgaaccaccacaacaatcAGGTTTTCACACGCCGAGGACGCTTACAACCCCTTGCCCGCCCTCTCCTGGTATCGATGGCCTTACACCATCACCGCTTAGAGAAGCGATGGATGATGTGATGGAGCAGTTGGATGCTCTCGGTGCTGGTTCCACTGTCAGTGCCGGCCGTGAGCCATCTCCAGAACCGCCTGTGTTGGACCCTTGGTCCCCTGCTTCATTTGATATGGTGCATGCGCGTTCAAGAAAGGAGCGGAAGCGGACCTCGCAGCTACGGCCCAATACATCAATGGGGATACCAGCTCATATTGACGAGGGGTATGAAACAAACAGCGGTACGGCCGACTCGTCTGTGGAACCAACGCCACTCGAAAGCTCTCAAGAACCACATCTCCCGCAGCTCAGCAACTATGTCGAGCGCATGGAATCCAGACTCAGAACCATGCACCAGCATAATGCTAGCGTTACTGAAGAGGACGaagcccctccaccgccacctaAGAGCAGCGTGTATGACAGGCCAAAGTCTTCCATGGGTATGGATGCCCCACCGGAGCAAAAGTTGAGGCACAAGAAGTCGGGCTATGAAGGCATGGGCCGGAATATCCTCAACAGGACCTttaccaccaaaaccaattCAACAAATAGCTCATCGAACACGCAGAGTACCGATCGGAGCTTGATGAGCGGTGTGTCAGCTGGAGGAATCAGCGCAACGAGCGCCGGCAGCCTTGCACGCAAGAATCGGAGTAGGGCCCACAGCGCGCTTGGTTTGCGGGAGCTTCTAAACGACGCTGATAGCGGTCGGCCTGAGACGCCCTTTTCAGGAGTGACTTATCACAGTAGCCACGCGTCTGACCACCAGAATCAGCAACAGCGCTCCAAGTCACAGTTGGGCTTCACCGAGGATCCCATGCCTGCGCTTCCCGGTCTTGGAGGTCTGGTAACACCCAAGCCGAAGAAGCAGAATTTCATTAAGCGCATTCTGGAGTCTGCCAAGACGGGAGTGGCCAGCACGCGAGGAAGCATCGCCGCTGCTGGAGCTAGCACCTCCAACCTTTCATCCTCGAATCGCTCTACACCTGCCCTGACGTCAATGTCTTCTGCCGCGTTGCTCCCTAGCAAGATGCCACCCCCCAGGGACATGGGCATGGGTGGCGGCGTTGATTGGGTGCAGGTTCGTCGTGATATTAACCGGTCGAATTCGCTGAGCTTCAACGAAAAggtggagagaaaagaaagatgtCAGATGTTGGATTATCCAGCGCTTGATCCAGTCGACGAGCTGTACAGCAGTATCgacggtgatgagggggCTGATGGGATGCCGGTTGCTGAGCCGACCAACTATCATGCCATTAACTTGAGCCAGGTGGACAAGAACTCGCGGTTCCTGACGAATCTTGCGCCGACGACCACGGCCATCACCTTGGCGACAACATTCGTCTGCCGTCCCTATCGGAGTGATGTCCAGAGACTGCGAGCCATCTTTACTTGGGTTGCTGAGCATATCTGCTGGGAAGAGGATtttgagggcgaggttgataCTAGACAGGTCATTCAGTCCCGACGTGGGTGTGCCGAGGAGTATGCcgtgctggtgttggaaaTGTGCGCCGCTGTCGGCCTTGGCTGCGAGGTTGTTCGCGGCTACCTCAAAACTCCGGGAGAGATTCCAGAAGTCAACATCATGCCCAGATCCAACCACTGGTGGAACGCTGTCCTGGTCGATAATGAGTGGCGCTTCATGGACTGCTGTCTTGCCAGTCCATCGAACCCTAAGCGGGCCTTGTACTCGAGCCAcagctcatcatccgccgACCCTTGGTGGTTCCTCGTCCGCCCATCCGAGCTTTGCTGGACGCACATCCCAGAGCACCACGCCCAGCAGCACCTGTGCCCACCCGTGGCCCACGAGACgctcctcaatctccccTGCGCTTGCCCGCCTTTCTTCAAGAACGACCTCCAAATGGTGGACTACAACACCTCCCTTGTCCGCATCGAAGATCTCGAGATGGTCCATGTTAAGTTTAATGTGCCTCCTGATGTCGAAGTCGccgccgaggttgaggtccGGGCTTACTCCCGAGATATGGACGGCGACCTTTTTGAGTCTGGCGATGTCGTAAAGAAGCGAGCTCTCGCCCAGGCAGACTGGCATGGCGGCGTGAAGCGGTACACGGTCAAGGCTCTCCTCCCCGGCGACGAAGGAACCGGTGTCCTGAAGATCTATGCCGGCAAGCGTGGGTTGATGCACAGCATCAAGGacatcccccatcccttGGCTTTTGCCCTGCCAGTCATCCACACGGGCGAAAACCCACCCTACGAATTTGTCACCcgccaccccaccccccacgcGCAAAGACACGACATTTACGTTGTCCAACCCCAGTGCCAGCGGTTAGCACTGAACAACACGTTTGTCTTTGCCATCCGTCAACATCCCAGCTCGGCAGCCATCACGCCCGTGTCCCCCGCCGAGGAAAACAGAAGGGGAGGCGCGAGCCCGATACCGTTTATGCGGCCTGGTAGTGCCATGAGCATGACTAGTAGTGCGGCTGGGTCCATGCCGTCGACGACTACATCCAACAGCAGCGGGGGCAGTAGCAAGCCGGCGAAACTGGCGATTCAAACCCCAGGAGGAAAAAtcttgaggttgatgagaaaggaggagaggagaggggtgggaaTCGCGGGCAAGATCATGTCGCCCAGCTCGTCGGGGTTGCAcagcgaggaaggggtggacgcgggggatggggggttgtgggagaCGATTATCAAGTGTAGCGAGCGGGGCGtctggagggggttggtgcttGCTGATCGGACGGCTAGGTGGTGTGTTTTCGCGGAGTGGGTTTGCGAGGGTTAa
- a CDS encoding uncharacterized protein (COG:T; EggNog:ENOG503NV84): MADEGVADHYQVLEELGRGSFGVVYKAIEKKTGETVAIKHIDLESSDDDIHEIQQEISVLSTCASTHVTQYKASFLRGHKLWIVMEYLGGGSCLDLLKPGVFPEVHIAIICRELLLGLEYLHAEGKIHRDIKAANVLLSETGKVKLADFGVAAQLTHMKSQRNTFVGTPFWMAPEVIQQNGYDFKADIWSLGITAIEFATGEPPHAQTHPMKVLFQIPKQDPPRLEGKFSKEFKDFIAQCLVKAPHLRPTAKELLKHRFIRSAGKVEALQELIYRKQVADAKTERVKMPVYYQETLQTLSPKDGADEWVFDTVKSVVPQQKRGTVRSRKPSVVHGIEDAMHKLDVKDGPLQPTTPSTVRKSTVRRQSLRQSQQANRQVSNGSPRASVAAKRPLQPDMSFGNSGSTMRLFRRVPSDTSTNPSHHGGSSPSDSFIYDNSENRPPTSYSYQAPVEPHSKEAFLGRRLYNKALEPCLDELHAQTAGSAKREALARLSDALAHLDAVDPEGSYHLLRSIMSTVSQDTKLSNAFVPQLPQQQQHQQQQQQQQQQQQQQQQQYQQQQQHKQTLSEGTPQGGTVVKDQRTKPAALQPPPGLSSSPTKLMISQDNPHLASHRRRRESNIGGAENALGIVNGGRGGGSPDKETREREREARENRERDKEKMAMAALEAKFPGRPAVQGMEHCKALGDLLYARWTDGLRLRWGGVGGH; encoded by the exons ATGGCAGACGAAGGCGTCGCAGACCACTACcaggtgctggaggagctcggcC GCGGTAGTTTTGGCGTGGTCTACAAGGCCATTGAGAAGAAGACAGGGGAGACAGTTGCGATCAAACAT ATCGATCTCGAGTCTAGTGACGATGATATCCATGAAATTCAGCAAGAAATATCTGTGCTCAGCACCTGCGCCAGCACTCATGTCACCCAGTACAAGGCCAGCTTTCTTCGTGGACACAAGCTGTGGATTGTGATGGAATatctgggaggagggtcCTGCCTGGATTTG CTCAAACCGGGCGTGTTTCCAGAAGTCCATATTGCCATCATTTGCCGAGAACTGCTACTTGGTCTGGAATACCTCCACGCAGAGGGCAAGATTCATCGTGACATCAAGGCTGCCAATGTCTTGCTGTCAGAGACTGGAAAAGTCAAGCTTGCCGACTTTGGTGTTGCCGCCCAGCTGACGCATATGAAGTCGCAGCGCAACACCTTCGTCGGCACTCCCTTTTGGATGGCCCCTGAAGTCATCCAGCAGAATGGCTATGATTTCAAAGCGGATATCTGGTCCTTGGGCATCACGGCGATTGAGTTTGCGACTGGCGAGCCACCCCATGCTCAGACACATCCCATGAAAGTTCTCTTCCAGATCCCTAAGCAGGACCCCCCGAGGCTCGAAGGGAAGTTtagcaaggagttcaaggaCTTCATCGCACAATGTCTCGTCAAAGCACCGCATCTCCGGCCCACCGCAAAGGAACTGCTTAAGCATCGGTTCATCCGTTCAGCCGGCAAAGTGGAAGCTCTCCAGGAGCTCATATACCGCAAGCAAGTTGCCGATGCCAAGACGGAGCGTGTGAAGATGCCAGTGTACTATCAAGAGACGCTGCAAACTCTCTCGCCCAAGGATGGGGCAGACGAGTGGGTGTTTGACACGGTCAAATCAGTCGTCCCACAACAAAAACGCGGTACGGTCAGGTCTAGAAAACCGTCTGTCGTTCACGGGATAGAGGACGCCATGCATAAGCTCGACGTCAAAGATGGGCCcctccagcccaccaccccaagtACCGTCCGGAAGTCGACAGTCCGCCGCCAGTCCCTCCGTCAAAGCCAGCAAGCCAACCGCCAGGTTTCCAACGGCTCGCCCCGTGCGTCTGTTGCGGCTAAGCGGCCATTACAACCAGACATGTCGTTTGGTAACTCAGGCTCGACTATGCGTTTATTCCGGAGGGTACCATCTGACACATCGACCAACCCTTCACATCATGGCGGTTCCTCCCCCAGTGACTCGTTCATCTATGACAACAGCGAGAACAGACCACCAACATCATACTCGTACCAAGCCCCGGTAGAACCGCACAGTAAAGAAGCCTTTTTAGGGAGAAGGCTCTACAACAAGGCTCTAGAACCCTGTCTAGATGAACTCCACGCCCAGACAGCAGGTTCAGCCAAAAGGGAGGCACTGGCGAGGTTATCTGACGCTTTGGCCCATCTAGATGCTGTCGACCCAGAGGGCTCCTATCACCTCCTCCGAAGCATCATGTCGACAGTATCTCAAGACACAAAACTAAGCAATGCTTTTGTCCCGCAActaccccaacaacaacaa catcaacaacaacaacaacaacaacaacaacaacaacaacagcagcagcagcaataccaacaacagcaacaacataaACAAACCCTCAGCGAGGGCACCCCCCAAGGAGGAACAGTCGTCAAAGACCAAAGAACAAAACCAGCAGCCTtgcaaccaccaccagggtTGTCGAGCTCACCGACGAAGTTGATGATTTCACAGGATAACCCACATCTCGCGTCTCataggaggaggagggagagtaATATTGGCGGGGCGGAGAACGCGCTGGGGATCGTTaatgggggaaggggaggggggtcgCCGGATAAGGAAACacgggagagagagagagaggcgagAGAGAATAGGGAACGGGATaaggagaagatggcgatggcggcgttgGAGGCAAAGTTTCCGGGGAGGCCGGCGGTGCAGGGGATGGAGCATTGTAAGGCGCTGGGTGATTTGCTTTATGCTAGGTGGACggatgggttgaggttgaggtgggggggtgTGGGGGGGCATTGA
- the sap49 gene encoding Spliceosome-associated protein 49 (COG:A; EggNog:ENOG503NWYN) produces MTQVGPVRQVHMPLDRVTRNHQGYGFIEFDTPESAEYAAKCLNGIRVHGKPLRVNKASADKQKTVDIGAELFINNLDPQVDEKILYDTFSTFGQILRQPNIVRDDNNISKGYGFVSFDSFEASDAALANMNGQYLLSKAISVDYAYKKDGKGERHGDEAERRLAAEGKKHNIVPEQQVLPPAFHMNAPIAATTPVTPVAAVPPMIDPSMTAIPPPVGMVPPAVPPLGPGGMPPVPVAAYGGPLPTGPAAMGGRGGPPPIPYGGGMPPAMPSGGGGRMSNLPPPPSGLPARPPPSQAGFGGPVPFHPPPGFAPPPPVGPGQQMYPPPVGFNGPPPPQGFMPPPGGAPPPGFGGPPPNGYPRRG; encoded by the coding sequence ATGACCCAAGTCGGCCCCGTCCGCCAGGTCCACATGCCCCTCGACCGCGTCACCCGCAACCACCAAGGCTACGGCTTCATCGAGTTCGACACCCCCGAATCCGCCGAGTACGCCGCCAAGTGTCTCAATGGCATCCGTGTTCACGGCAAGCCCCTCCGCGTCAACAAGGCGTCCGCCGACAAGCAAAAGACGGTCGACATTGGCGCCGAGCTCTttatcaacaacctcgacccccaaGTCGACGAAAAGATCCTCTACGACACCTTCAGCACCTTCGGTCAGATCCTCCGCCAGCCCAACATTGTGcgcgacgacaacaacatctcCAAGGGGTATGGTTTCGTCAGCTTTGACTCGTTCGAGGCCTCCGACGCCGCGCTGGCGAACATGAACGGGCAATATCTCTTGAGCAAGGCTATCAGTGTAGACTATGCGTACAAGAAGGACGGCAAGGGCGAGCGCCACGGTGATGAGGCGGAAAGAAGACTGGCCGCCGAAGGCAAGAAGCACAACATAGTGCCCGAGCAACAGGTCCTCCCGCCAGCCTTCCATATGAATGCCCCCATCGCCGCCACAACACCCGTCACACCAGTCGCCGCCGTCCCGCCCATGATCGACCCCTCCATGACCGCCATTCCTCCACCAGTCGGCATGGTGCCCCCAGCTGTCCCTCCCCTCGGGCCGGGAGGCATGCCGCCAGTTCCAGTCGCGGCGTACGGCGGGCCCTTACCAACTGGACCAGCAGCCATGGGCGGTCGCGGTGGTCCTCCCCCAATTCCCTACGGCGGCGGTATGCCACCAGCTATGCCaagcggaggcggtggtcgTATGagcaacctccctcccccaccatctgGTCTCCCGGCGCGTCCACCCCCCAGCCAGGCCGGGTTTGGCGGTCCAGTGcccttccacccaccaccGGGGTTTGCTCCGCCCCCTCCTGTTGGTCCAGGTCAGCAAATGTACCCCCCTCCTGTTGGCTTCAACGGCCCGCCTCCACCTCAGGGATTCATGCCACCACCGGGAGGTGCCCCCCCTCCGGGCTTTGGTGGTCCACCTCCTAATGGCTACCCACGTCGAGGGTAG
- the TOM7 gene encoding translocase of the outer mitochondrial membrane (COG:U; EggNog:ENOG503P6YA), translated as MFRLSEESKERIGKLIEISRVALHYGYLPFILYLGYTRSDPRPSMVRI; from the exons ATGTTCCGTCTTTCAGAGGAGTCCAAG GAGCGCATTGGCAAGCTCATTGAGATCTCGCGCGTTGCCCTTCACTA TGGCTATCTCCCCTTCATCCTCTATCTTG GCTACACCCGCAGCGACCCTCGGCCATCCATGGTCCG CATCTAA
- the FLX1 gene encoding mitochondrial FAD carrier protein flx1 (EggNog:ENOG503NY0J; COG:C): MTKPPQDDRGGGRKLSSPALVETVAGLSAGTMATLIVHPLDIVKTRMQIHRSSHSPNTPPPTTVSLIRTLSSNPKPLASLYRGLTPNLIGNATSWASFFFFKNNVERGILYLKSSSSSPSQQNVGGLSPPDFFVASLAAGALTQIITNPIWVLKTRMVSSDAGTKGAYPHMLAGAVDLFQTEGIKGFYRGLGVGMLAVSHGAVQFAVYDPLKKMYSARHKERKEGDMSNEATVVLSTIAKLVAGGVTYPLQVLRSRLQGYEAEERFGRGIKGVVRQLWREEGIRGFYRGVMPGVVRVLPATWVTFLVYENVRFYLPRWGS; the protein is encoded by the exons ATGACGAAACCACCACAAGATgaccgcggcggcggccggaagctctcctcccccgcgctCGTCGAGACGGTGGCCGGCTTGTCGGCCGGCACCATGGCCACCCTGATTGTGCACCCGCTTGATATAGTCAAGACACGAATGCAGA TCCACCGCTCGTCACACAGCCCTAatacccccccaccaacaacggtCTCTTTGATCCGCACGCTCAGCTCCAACCCGAAACCGCTCGCGAGTCTGTATAGGGGGTTAACACCCAACTTGATCGGGAATGCCACGAGCTGGGCgtcgtttttctttttcaagaATAATGTTGAGAGGGGGATCTTGTATCTCaaatcctcgtcatcctccccctcccagcaaAATGTGGGGGGGCTGTCACCACCAGACTTTTTTGTTGCCTCGTTGGCGGCCGGGGCGCTAACTCAGATTATCACCAACCCGATCTGGGTGCTCAAGACACGGATGGTCTCCTCTGACGCGGGGACAAAGGGTGCCTACCCTCACATGCTCGCCGGGGCTGTCGATTTGTTCCAGACGGAGGGGATAAAGGGGTTTTAtagagggttgggggtggggatgttggctgttAGTCACGGGGCGGTGCAGTTTGCTGTCTATGACCCgctcaagaagatgtacTCGGCACGGCAtaaggagaggaaggaaggggataTGAGCAATGAGGCGACTGTTGTCTTGAGTACGATTGCCAAGTTggttgctgggggggttaCCTACCCGCTTCAGGTACTGAGGAGCAGGTTACAGGGCTACGAGGCAGAGGAGAGGTTTGGCAGGGGGATAAAGGGCGTGGTGAGGCAGCtttggagggaggaggggataaGGGGGTTTTATCGGGGGGTTATGCCTGGTGTTGTGAGGGTTTTGCCGGCGACGTGGGTGACGTTTTTGGTGTATGAGAATGTGAGGTTTTATTTGCCGAGGTGGGGGAGCTGA